A genomic segment from Neobacillus sp. YX16 encodes:
- a CDS encoding DUF3502 domain-containing protein, with the protein MVKIKKTLVLFLVMLLTFSLVACNGSSQTGSKTSESGTKTNANGEVDTSEEVTITMMVLGDKPTNGQLEKVMKQVNTKLKEKVNAKLQLKWIEWADYMTKYNLTLASGEPVDLIITATDWLDAWGNAQKGAFMDITDLLPKYAPKTFEDVSKDSWEQTKYDGKIVMIPEDSYTQWVNHGFFYRTDWAKEFGITEPIKDFETLGKYFQGIKDNKKGVIPWDTPGTNVTTAWGYTTSYSDAIELPITTGVFPIYWANSYEDAYTVMSPVFEDVFVDYAKMMKDWADKGYWRSDVLNYKGDTRALFQAGKTGADQHHTETFSTLRPQMDVKQPGSEIDIFAWSDTRDNLISMSITHGATAVGAHSKNPERALMVYDLIRNDEELYKLFNYGIEGVQYEIVDGKRVRPEGYDETKDSFSANFWGGRVDKFEIPSADKWEGMSEIFAQYDTIKKPYPYGQFVFDSTPVEAELSALSQVTAQLVPAIAFGKAGDPEKAVKDFRKRLEAAGYEKVQKEIQKQMNEYKKLVEGK; encoded by the coding sequence CTTGTGGCCTGTAACGGCTCAAGTCAGACGGGTTCAAAAACCTCTGAATCTGGTACAAAGACAAACGCAAATGGTGAAGTTGATACCTCTGAAGAGGTAACCATTACCATGATGGTGTTGGGAGATAAACCGACCAACGGACAGTTAGAAAAAGTAATGAAACAAGTAAATACTAAATTAAAAGAAAAAGTAAACGCTAAACTTCAGTTGAAATGGATTGAATGGGCTGATTATATGACAAAGTATAATCTAACTCTAGCTTCTGGAGAACCTGTTGATTTAATTATCACCGCTACTGACTGGTTGGATGCATGGGGAAATGCACAAAAAGGTGCATTCATGGATATTACGGACCTGCTGCCTAAATATGCACCTAAGACATTTGAAGATGTTTCCAAAGATAGTTGGGAGCAAACAAAATACGATGGAAAAATTGTTATGATTCCTGAGGACTCTTATACTCAATGGGTTAACCACGGCTTTTTCTATCGCACAGATTGGGCAAAAGAATTTGGAATCACTGAACCTATTAAAGATTTTGAAACACTTGGTAAATACTTCCAAGGTATTAAAGATAATAAAAAGGGTGTTATTCCTTGGGATACACCAGGAACAAACGTTACAACTGCATGGGGTTATACAACTTCTTATTCCGATGCAATTGAACTTCCAATTACTACAGGTGTATTTCCGATTTATTGGGCTAATTCCTATGAAGATGCCTATACCGTTATGAGTCCAGTGTTTGAAGATGTGTTTGTAGACTATGCAAAGATGATGAAGGATTGGGCAGATAAAGGCTACTGGCGTTCTGACGTATTGAACTATAAAGGTGATACCCGCGCTTTATTCCAAGCTGGAAAAACAGGTGCTGACCAGCACCATACAGAAACATTCTCAACCTTACGTCCACAAATGGACGTGAAACAACCAGGTTCAGAAATAGATATATTTGCTTGGTCGGATACACGTGACAACTTAATTTCAATGTCGATTACTCACGGTGCAACAGCGGTTGGTGCTCACAGCAAAAACCCTGAACGTGCCCTAATGGTTTACGATCTGATTCGAAACGATGAGGAACTTTACAAATTATTTAACTATGGTATTGAGGGAGTACAATACGAAATTGTAGACGGCAAACGTGTTCGCCCTGAAGGTTATGATGAAACAAAAGATTCATTCTCCGCTAACTTCTGGGGTGGCCGTGTAGATAAATTCGAAATCCCAAGTGCTGACAAATGGGAAGGAATGTCTGAGATTTTTGCACAGTACGATACCATTAAAAAGCCGTACCCATATGGCCAATTTGTATTTGATAGTACTCCAGTTGAAGCTGAACTTTCTGCTCTATCACAAGTGACTGCACAATTAGTACCAGCAATTGCATTCGGTAAAGCAGGAGATCCAGAAAAGGCTGTAAAAGATTTCCGTAAGAGATTAGAAGCAGCAGGGTATGAAAAGGTTCAAAAAGAAATCCAAAAACAAATGAATGAATATAAAAAGCTTGTAGAAGGTAAGTAA